CACCATTATCAAGGATCTGAAAGTCAAGGGCGCCTCTTCTGCTCTCAAGATGGGAACGCGTGTGAAGAACATACGCCTTGTGGAAGGAGATCATAATATCGACTGTAAGATCGACGGCTTCGGTCCTATGCAGCTCAAGTCGGAGTTCGTGAAGAAGGCTTAGTCAGGGGAATACAGATTGCTTCGCGTCCACGAAAGGCGCGAAAAACGCGAAACTCGAATAGGGGCGGAGTCTTATGCGCTTTGGCCGGATTCCTGGCCAGTTCTCTGGACGGAAGGCTGTTTGAACCGCGGAGGAAGAGGAGGGCGCGGAGATAGAGCGGAGAGGGCATTTTTTATTCAGTAGTGTGTACAGATCGAATTGTGTCCCGAATTCAGTTAGAGGTTGAAAAGACGGATCCCTTGATTCCCTTACGGAGGGCTCCAGGTGAAGTAGGACGAACAGTCAAGATACAGTCAAACAAAAAAGTTAGGCGACAGCAGATTTGAGTCCACGAATTCGTGTTTTTCGGGGACCAGGAACGAACACTCTCTTTCTCACTCCATCGTATCGGCTTCGGCCTCGGGCCAGAGCTGCGGAAAGAGAAAACGAAGAGAGGGGAATGGTATAGAAAAGTAGACAGGGCTGCGCGGTGATTCGGACTTGAGCAATCCGTAATGAAGAAGGCTTGCAAGGAACCGCCGGCCCGTTCGTTCGCCGAGGCCGGTCATGGCGATGAAGCGTCCTCGATCAAGAGGACCGGTCAGGGCGACGTAGTGAAGCGCCTCCGTGCCCTCGACCTTGATCGTAGATTTTTCGCTCCCGACCTGAAACGGATGCAGAGATAGAAAGGTTAACAGATCTCTGATCCCCTCTCTCAGGCGACTCAGTTTCAGCATCTGCTGCATGAACTGAACCTGATCGGTGCATATCGTCAGAAAAAAATCGATGAATTGAACAAGCCCTTCCTGTGAAAGCTCGCCGCGACCATCAAGATCGTTGCGGCGCGGCAGATCGGCATCATTCAGGTAACGGTAGTATTCCTCCTGACGGCGCGCCATGCCTCGCATGACCGACCAGAGGCCTCCGGTTAACTGCATGCGATAAAGAAGCAGATGCGAGTGCAGTCGTGCCGTGCGTCCGTTACCGTCGGCAAAGGGATGAAAATATGCCAGACGATGATGCGAAGCGGCCACGCCGATCAGGGATTTCTCGCCGGCCGGCAGATTCCTGTAGCCGTTTGCCCATGCATCGAGATAACGTTCTATATCACGCTCGGGAGGTAGATGTCGGCCGACAGCAACAGGCCGGCTGCGTATCTCGCCCGGAATCATGATTTCGCCGTCTTCGCTTCGGCAATCTTCAGGTGGCAGTCTATCGAAGAGGCTACGATGGATCTCTGACACTGCATCCACTGTATAGAGGTCAGCCAGAGGGCGGTTCATCCAGAGATCATCAAGCTTTCGTTCCGCCTCCAGATGACTGACGGCAAGTCGCTGCCTTCGGGCGATTTCGCTATCTGAATCAACCTGCCGCAGAAGCGCCCGCTCAATGTCGGATGGTCGCGCGTGCTGACCTTCAATTCGATTCGTGTAATAAGAGTTCATGGCACGCAGAAGGGGGCGCAGCGGCTCAAGAATCGCCCCGTGCGAAAGCAGGGCCGTCGCCTGACGAATCAGGGCTCCTGCCTTCTCATGAAGCGGATCAAGCACCCGATCCTCGGGCATGAGCGGCGAAATCTTGTGTAGTATGGACGACATTCTGGCCAGTTCTCTGGTGACTACAGAAGCACGGGAATAGTTGAAATTCAAGCGTTTTCTATGATATTTTCAACTTTCGTGGACATGTTTCTGGCCAGTTCTCTGGACGGAAGGCTGTTTGAACCACAGAGGCCGCCGAGGGCGCGGAGAGATCATAGAGAGAGGATGAGTGGGGTTGTGCTCGGGGGTGCAGCGTGAATGCTCTGCTTTACTGACCTGAGTATATGCTACTCAAAGCGGTTTTTAATTCGGGAATTTCCTGAGAAACGGTATACCAGACTTGTTCGATCTCCACAGCGTGGTACTGGTGGATCAGGATATTCCGAAATGCACCCCAGTCTCTCCATGGAATTTCGGCATGCTTCCAACAGAATTCATCGGACAATCGCTTCGCTGCTTCCCCTATAATCATCAACTGATAGATGACCGCTGATTGCGTTTTTTCGTCAGTATGGAAAGCCGTTTCAGAGATACCCACAACGAAGTTCTGAATAGCCGTGCATGCCGAGATCATGTCCTTAACTGTCTCAATATCACGCTGCATAGATGATCTTCAGGTGCTTTACAATGTCTTCTTTCCGTGCTGAGTTGCTCATCCTGTCCAGTGCCGATTGCGTGATAATATCGACAGGCCGCCCGAAATACGATTCAAAGTCCCTTTGCATGCGAACATGGTCGAGCAGGCCGATTTGCGCAGAAGGTGCAAAAACGACAAGCAAGTCTATATCGCTGTCAGCCCGTGCTTGCCCTCGGGCGAATGAGCCGAAAACGCTGAGTTGACTGATTTGCCATTTTGCACAGATGTTTGCCAGTTCTGCTGTCAGTTCAAGGCCCATTGCGAATGCGCTCCCCGTGTGAGAGATTCTACCAGCGGATCGCTACGTCGTCAAGCAAGAGTTGCAGAATCGTGGACTTCGATGATCGATCGCGTCCTTCCGCTTTTATCAATATAGCACCGGTGCAGGTAGTACACCGGACCATCCTCTCCGGAAGTGAGCATCTCAAGTATTGCTTCGCCTTTTTCCTCTGACCGGGGTGGGCTGTGCAAGATCGGCCCACCCCGGGCTATGGGTTTCAAGTCGTTCATCAATGGCTTGAGTATATCATCAAGGCACCGTAATCCCACTCGCTTCCAGCGGAGCACTGATATCTGCACGTTGAATTCAGAATTCGATTCGGTATTCTCTGGCAGGGTGTAGACTGATTCAAACCAGAGCATGCTCTCGCGCTCAGTGTCGTTCGCTCGGTACATCTGCCCATCGAAACGAATGTCTCGAAATGAGCGGAAGTTGCACGCGGTAATGCCGGCAAGAAGGCAAATGGAGAATATAAACCAAAGAGCTCTCATGTTAGCACGTTATTTTTTTGACTGTCGATTGATCAGGCGAGGCCTTTTCCTTGATTCCATTGATTTCTAAGTCTTAAGTGTCGGTTTATCGATTCATCGAAACTTTCGTCATCGTTCAGAGCGAATACGGCAAAATCAGGAGTCTTCTTCAATGATTCGAGGGCGTCGCCCACTTCGATGCGCATGGCAACCCTGGCCACTGACATCATATATCGCCTGTTCCATTCGTCTTCAAAATCGTCTCTCTCAATATCGCTGTTCTCAAGAAAATCCGTATACCTTTCTGAGAGTACATCCAGATGGGATTCTATCTCCTTCCCCAGGCTCGTGAAGCTGTATTTCCATTCAGTAGCTCCCGATGCGGCGTATTTCCAATCTCCCATATTCCACTTCAACGATAGGATTTCTTTATTTGTTTTATATTTGTAGAATTCTATGGAATGCGCCAATCCGTCTACAGTATTGAAACAGGGGTGTATATCATTGTAGATCGCATTACAATCCAGTGCAAATGCATAGAATACTTCGTTTTCCTTTCCGGCACTGAAATTCTGAATGTAATCGCATAGCAAATCGTATAAACCTTGCTCGAACCCGGCGGCCTTTTCTATTCTCTCCCATTCCGCATCTAAGTCCATTGTATTCCGCCTCATTTATCTCGTGAAGAAAGTCAGAGTTTGTAAGAGCCCGGTCTGAGTTTCTGCCTGATCAGCTCTTTATGATTCACCGATCTGTCGGTCGACTATGTCCCAGTGATAGTTAGACTTTGAGGCGGGACCCACTGAATGCATCCTATGCCGAGATCCGCTCGTCAATCTTTTTATCCAGGAAGCTGTTTAAGAACTCATGGATATGAGTGTATGACCGCACCTTACGGAATTGTTCCTCCTGTGATAGCAGGAGACTGCCGACCCATCGGAGCACCTGGTCTGTCTGAGGCCTTGACCGTTTAACCCGGTTAAGCTGAGATCTGGGATTCGAGAATGCCGAATCGATCAGATTGGTTGTGTAAAAGGATGTTCTCAATTTCGGCGGCATATTGATGCGATGCAGCGTTAACAGTGCCTCTAAACCCTCCTGAAGACTCTGAGAGGCACTGTAGCTGATGGATTCGAGCCATGATAGAACGGACCGCATCTCGCTTGCGACATCTTCGTAACTGTTAGCGCTGAATGCCTGCTTGTATCTCTTGCAGAATTCTGCATGATACTTCCGTGGGAGCTTGGCAAGAACATTTCTCTGTTTATGAAGGTAGCAGAGTTGGATCTCTGCCTTCTTTCCGAAGAACTCTCTGGCCGCTTTTTCAAGAGCCTTTGATCCATCCATGACGACAAGCACACGATCTGTGAAGCGGATATCACGGCTCTCGATTGATTGAAGGACACTGAGTGCGCTATCAGCATTCTCTGTAGACCCCTCAGAAATGCCCAGAAAATGCTTGTTTCCGGCCGTATCGACCCCGAGAGCAACGATTACGACAGAGCCGCCGAATACGATGCCATCAAGAACAATACACCAGAATGTCTGATCAGGAAACCTGCGTGAATTCAAATGATTGAGCGACTCACGGCTGGACTTCACAAACTCCCGCGAAACCGCACTCCGCGAAAGGCCGAGAGAGGCTTCTGTCTTTCTCAGCGTCTTTTCATAGTTCCGGGTGCTGATGCCCGCCAGCATCAGGCGCTCAACATGCTCGCGAAGATCAGAGCGATCCTGAAGGATCTCATATCGCTCCAGCTTCACCTCCTTGCCGTTACGTCGAGCTCTGGGCTTCTGGATGGCCACCCTTTCTCCATCGAGCACAATGGAACCTCGCTGGCTGCCGCCTCGATGAGCAAATCCACGGCCTCTCTTATGCTCCCCTGTCTTGCCGCATAACGTTTCGATTTCTTCGAGAATCAAAGCTCCTACGTAGCCGAGTGCAAATTCGCGCACACGGGAATCGAGGCTGGTTCGAATATAATCCCGAAACTCATCGGCCGCCAGGCTTTGTGTTTGACTGTTTTCTGCCCGTTCGTTCTTCTTCACTTGGAACCCTCCGTAAGGGAATGTGGTTGTTCGGCCCATTTTGGGCCAGGGTTCCGCCTTTTCAAACTCTAACTAAATTCGGGACATAATCCTGTCGGTCATGCCGGACTCATATTTCCCGAGGTAATTTTCGCCGAGTTCATAAGGCGATTTTGCGCCTTCTCGGGCCTCTTTCAATCCTTTTCGTAAATCACGGACAAGACTCTCATCTTTGAGAATCGCTGCCATTTCTTCGCCTGTTACAGTTGATTGCGAGGCGACATAGTGAACGGCAGCATGTTTGATAAAATTCGATAGCGTGCGGCCTTCCCCGGCAGCGGCGTTTTTCAAGAGATTATACGTGCCGTCGTCAATGCGTACTGTTACCGTTTTCATATAATCCCTCGCATCATTCGTATGAAGATCTGCGCAGCGATATGCTGGTGTCGATTCGTTTTTAGAGGTGTAACGTAATATCAGAGAGTGCCTTTCTGATTTGGTTGGCCTCTTTCTTGTTCTTTGAACCAAAGAGCAGCTCCATTTCCGTGATTGCGGAGAATATCAGAGTCTATCTTGCGATTCTTCCAAATTCCAGCCGCCTCGAAGAAGCTATTTTGCATGCTCTTTTTAGTAACCAGTCCGGAAGATTCCTGAACCTCGACAAAATCCATGGATTCCAGGACCTTTAATAAGGCCCTGGCTTTGTTTTCGTCCTTAATCTTAAGAACAACTCGGCTCATAAGAAACGAGAATATCAGTTCAAGGAGAGCCCGTCATTCTTTTTTCTAATGTTCATCCTGTCTCCCTTCTCGACCAGCAGCGCCGTTATTCGAAGACCGGCCTTACTTCTGGAAAACTTCTACCTGAAAACGAATCAGGAATCAAGAAAATCTTAGCAGCGACATTTTACTTGCCAGGCTTCGCAGTTTGCGAATTCAATGGGAGCAAGGTGTCTCTCGAAGCCATTGCTCCATTAGCCTTATGCGCCGTCGTTGCCGTCGGATTTGCCTTTGTGCTTTTTTTCGGGCTCATCCGTCGACGTCGGTCCGGTCGAGGGAGCGATCTGCCGTCAGAGCCGGGAGCTCCCTACATCGTTCGTGTGTATGAGCCTGACGTCACTTCAGAGACCTCTTTTCAGAGCCTTGCAGAGGCCCGGCAATACGCCAATGATGCGGCGTCAGAGACCGAGAACGGACCTGTTTATGCCGATGTGCTGGGTGAGAACGGCGCTATTATGTATCGGGGCAGGCATTACGGGCATGGTTAACGCTCGATAAAAGGGAGAAAGAAATCGAGAATTAGAACAGCCACTACGATGCCTGAATAGTATCGCATCGGTATGAAGAAGAAATCATTCTTCTGCTTCTTCGATTCGAAATAGTTCCCCAGAAAGAAATAGATCGCCGCAAGCAGGGCGGCTATAGAATAGAAGAGCAGGGTGATCGAGTACACATCGATTCCCATCTGGCTTCTTACGAGGCGATACAGAACTCCGGCTCCTATTGCTGCAGCAGGGACAAGATATCCTCGTAACGACGAGAAGATGATGACATGGCTCATTGGCTCCTCCAGAGAGTAATTGTCGCCGGTTTCTATTTGAGACGGCCTCTACACTCTGTCAAAAAATCCAGCGCTGAGGGCGATCAATGCCTGTCCGGAATAATAGAAGGCCAGATTTATTCTGCCGTAACGCCATGTGTGTCGGAATCTTCCAAGTGCCAGAATAACATCTGAAATATAAAAGAGCACGGCGCCTCCCGTGATCAGATAGGCCTGGGTCTGTGAAAAGAAGTCTCCGTAAAAAACGGAAACCGCTCTGTTTACCATAAGGCTTATAATAATCACATAGAATAAAACGGGGACTTTCAGATCGCCCAGACCTGGTAAAAGGTAGAGGTATATTGCTATGCCTGAAACAAAAAGAATTGCTGCACTGATCCAGTCCTGACTGTAAAGACCGCTGAACCATGTAAATGCAATGGCATAGGCGATGTGCCCCGCAAGAAAAAGAACCAGACCGATTTTAAAGGCTTTTTTGGATCTGTTCATAAACATGAGCGACATATCGCCGCCAAAACTGAGAAGGATACCGATGAGCAGGGATAGGGTGTAATCTGTTCGGAATGAATCTGCCCGAAAAAATGATGCAAGCAGCAGGACGGTCATGAGTGTAGAAGAGAGCGGTTTCCAGAAATGAATCCCTTTTTCATTGGAGGCGAATTCGTAACGATGCAGCATTGTCACCGTAATAATCATTGATGCGATAATGATGCCATAGATAGTCATTGCTCTTTTCCTTTGTTGTTCATGTTTGCTATGCTTAAGGGTAATGCTCTCTGTTGCCTTCGCTGGGGCAGTTTTATAATCTTGTCATCGCCGAAAACCGTCGCCGCTCTTTTTGAGGCGTCAACTTTGCTGGTGGGGGGGGGGATTAAATTGATGAAACTTTCGACTTGTTGCCAGAGAAAACTTCCCTCAAAGAATTGACAGAGATTCCAAGATCGTTTTCCACTTCTTTGCTGG
This region of Leptonema illini DSM 21528 genomic DNA includes:
- a CDS encoding IS256 family transposase translates to MKKNERAENSQTQSLAADEFRDYIRTSLDSRVREFALGYVGALILEEIETLCGKTGEHKRGRGFAHRGGSQRGSIVLDGERVAIQKPRARRNGKEVKLERYEILQDRSDLREHVERLMLAGISTRNYEKTLRKTEASLGLSRSAVSREFVKSSRESLNHLNSRRFPDQTFWCIVLDGIVFGGSVVIVALGVDTAGNKHFLGISEGSTENADSALSVLQSIESRDIRFTDRVLVVMDGSKALEKAAREFFGKKAEIQLCYLHKQRNVLAKLPRKYHAEFCKRYKQAFSANSYEDVASEMRSVLSWLESISYSASQSLQEGLEALLTLHRINMPPKLRTSFYTTNLIDSAFSNPRSQLNRVKRSRPQTDQVLRWVGSLLLSQEEQFRKVRSYTHIHEFLNSFLDKKIDERISA
- a CDS encoding DUF4303 domain-containing protein produces the protein MDLDAEWERIEKAAGFEQGLYDLLCDYIQNFSAGKENEVFYAFALDCNAIYNDIHPCFNTVDGLAHSIEFYKYKTNKEILSLKWNMGDWKYAASGATEWKYSFTSLGKEIESHLDVLSERYTDFLENSDIERDDFEDEWNRRYMMSVARVAMRIEVGDALESLKKTPDFAVFALNDDESFDESINRHLRLRNQWNQGKGLA
- a CDS encoding nucleotidyltransferase family protein, with amino-acid sequence MGLELTAELANICAKWQISQLSVFGSFARGQARADSDIDLLVVFAPSAQIGLLDHVRMQRDFESYFGRPVDIITQSALDRMSNSARKEDIVKHLKIIYAA
- a CDS encoding DUF1778 domain-containing protein — translated: MKTVTVRIDDGTYNLLKNAAAGEGRTLSNFIKHAAVHYVASQSTVTGEEMAAILKDESLVRDLRKGLKEAREGAKSPYELGENYLGKYESGMTDRIMSRI
- a CDS encoding lysoplasmalogenase encodes the protein MTIYGIIIASMIITVTMLHRYEFASNEKGIHFWKPLSSTLMTVLLLASFFRADSFRTDYTLSLLIGILLSFGGDMSLMFMNRSKKAFKIGLVLFLAGHIAYAIAFTWFSGLYSQDWISAAILFVSGIAIYLYLLPGLGDLKVPVLFYVIIISLMVNRAVSVFYGDFFSQTQAYLITGGAVLFYISDVILALGRFRHTWRYGRINLAFYYSGQALIALSAGFFDRV
- a CDS encoding Fic family protein, which produces MSSILHKISPLMPEDRVLDPLHEKAGALIRQATALLSHGAILEPLRPLLRAMNSYYTNRIEGQHARPSDIERALLRQVDSDSEIARRQRLAVSHLEAERKLDDLWMNRPLADLYTVDAVSEIHRSLFDRLPPEDCRSEDGEIMIPGEIRSRPVAVGRHLPPERDIERYLDAWANGYRNLPAGEKSLIGVAASHHRLAYFHPFADGNGRTARLHSHLLLYRMQLTGGLWSVMRGMARRQEEYYRYLNDADLPRRNDLDGRGELSQEGLVQFIDFFLTICTDQVQFMQQMLKLSRLREGIRDLLTFLSLHPFQVGSEKSTIKVEGTEALHYVALTGPLDRGRFIAMTGLGERTGRRFLASLLHYGLLKSESPRSPVYFSIPFPSLRFLFPQLWPEAEADTME
- a CDS encoding HepT-like ribonuclease domain-containing protein, which encodes MQRDIETVKDMISACTAIQNFVVGISETAFHTDEKTQSAVIYQLMIIGEAAKRLSDEFCWKHAEIPWRDWGAFRNILIHQYHAVEIEQVWYTVSQEIPELKTALSSIYSGQ